In one window of Halomarina pelagica DNA:
- the cobA gene encoding uroporphyrinogen-III C-methyltransferase, which translates to MSDDPHEPDAVGRVYLVGSGPGDPDLLTVKARRLLEEADVVLHDKLPGPDVIDLIPEGRDEDVGKRAGGERTAQEYTNERLVELAREGKTVVRLKGGDPFVFGRGGEEAEHLAASGIPFEVVPGVTSAVAGPGVAGIPVTHRDHASSVTFVTGHEDPTKAESAVNWEALAATGGTLVVLMGVGRLPDYVGALRAAGMAPETPVALIERATWPDQRVAVGTLATIVEVRDREGIEPPAITVVGEVAATRERVADFLENEVNDR; encoded by the coding sequence ATGAGCGACGATCCCCACGAACCCGACGCAGTCGGCCGCGTCTACCTCGTCGGCAGCGGTCCCGGCGACCCCGACCTGCTCACGGTGAAGGCCCGCCGACTACTGGAGGAGGCCGACGTCGTCCTCCACGACAAGCTACCGGGACCCGACGTGATCGACCTGATCCCCGAGGGACGGGACGAGGACGTCGGCAAGCGCGCCGGCGGCGAGCGCACCGCACAGGAGTACACCAACGAGCGACTGGTCGAACTCGCCCGCGAGGGGAAGACCGTCGTCCGGCTGAAGGGCGGCGACCCGTTCGTCTTCGGGCGCGGCGGCGAGGAGGCAGAGCACCTCGCGGCCAGCGGAATCCCCTTCGAGGTCGTCCCGGGGGTCACCAGCGCCGTCGCCGGGCCGGGGGTCGCGGGTATCCCCGTCACCCACCGCGATCACGCCTCGTCGGTGACGTTCGTGACGGGCCACGAGGACCCGACCAAGGCGGAGTCCGCGGTGAACTGGGAGGCGCTCGCGGCGACCGGCGGGACGCTCGTCGTGCTGATGGGCGTCGGGAGGCTCCCCGACTACGTCGGCGCGCTCCGAGCGGCCGGGATGGCCCCCGAGACGCCCGTCGCGCTGATCGAGCGGGCGACGTGGCCCGACCAGCGCGTCGCCGTCGGCACGCTCGCGACGATCGTCGAGGTGCGCGATCGCGAGGGGATCGAACCGCCCGCCATCACCGTCGTCGGCGAGGTCGCGGCGACCCGCGAGCGCGTTGCCGACTTCCTCGAAAACGAGGTGAACGATCGATGA
- a CDS encoding uroporphyrinogen-III synthase, whose product MHRVAVFRPNDERLARACDLLCDLDAVPVADPMLAVEPTGATPREDADYVVLTSKTGAELVAEAGWRPADDATVCAIGERTADALRRAGYRVDLVPEEFSSSGLVAALRDRAAGARVEVARSDHGSPVLTDGLNDAGAYVHETVLYRLVRPPGSGDSAELAAAGDLDAALFTSSLTVAHFLDAAAERGVREAAVAGLNEAVVGAIGEPTRDRAAAAGVEVDVVPETATFAALARAAVERLDGDGNADADADAGGA is encoded by the coding sequence GTGCATAGGGTAGCTGTCTTCCGACCCAACGACGAGCGTCTCGCGCGGGCGTGCGACCTCCTGTGCGACCTCGACGCCGTGCCCGTGGCCGATCCGATGCTCGCGGTCGAACCGACGGGCGCGACCCCCCGCGAGGACGCCGACTACGTCGTCCTCACGAGCAAGACCGGCGCGGAACTGGTCGCCGAGGCGGGGTGGCGTCCGGCCGACGACGCGACGGTCTGCGCCATCGGCGAGCGGACCGCCGACGCGCTCCGGCGGGCGGGCTACCGCGTCGACCTGGTCCCCGAGGAGTTCTCCTCCTCGGGCCTGGTGGCGGCGCTGCGCGACCGCGCGGCGGGGGCGCGCGTCGAGGTCGCCCGGAGCGACCACGGCTCGCCGGTGCTCACCGACGGCCTGAACGACGCCGGGGCGTACGTCCACGAGACGGTCCTCTACCGCCTCGTCCGACCCCCCGGATCGGGCGACTCGGCGGAACTCGCCGCCGCGGGCGACCTCGACGCGGCGCTCTTCACCTCCTCGCTCACCGTCGCGCACTTCCTCGACGCCGCCGCGGAGCGCGGCGTGCGCGAGGCGGCCGTGGCGGGCCTGAACGAAGCCGTCGTGGGGGCGATCGGGGAACCGACCCGCGACCGGGCCGCGGCGGCGGGCGTCGAGGTCGACGTGGTGCCGGAGACGGCGACGTTCGCCGCCCTCGCGCGCGCGGCGGTGGAGCGCCTCGACGGAGACGGGAACGCGGACGCGGACGCGGACGCGGGCGGCGCGTGA
- a CDS encoding MFS transporter, whose translation MSGEGSWRSVAAVAGWQTAASLCYYSIFAATGFVREAFDLSAALVGVFLTAALVGYTVALFPSGAAVDALGEKRVMLVGLAGLAVAAVGVSFAPSYALLLLAGAALGSAYSTAMPASNRGVVASAPAGRENLAMGLKQVGVTAGSGAASLVVTGVAAVAAWQAGFWVIAALAGGYALGFLVLYDGSDGSGTVAPPDLSGLGANRAYVLLVLAGFFVGASIFTTLGYVILYVEDVVGGSVAAGGVVLALAQVTGSLGRVGAGGLADRLGGARGAATVALAQVGVAVGLFTLLALGVDSLPVAVALFAGIGVSVLGATGVFYSCMSDLVEIDDIGAATAGGQTAVNVGGIVAPPAFGLLADSAGYAAGWSLLAGCALLAALLLAGVRRRT comes from the coding sequence GTGTCGGGTGAGGGTAGCTGGCGTTCGGTCGCGGCCGTGGCGGGGTGGCAGACCGCCGCGAGCCTCTGTTACTACAGCATATTCGCCGCGACGGGGTTCGTCCGCGAGGCGTTCGACCTCTCGGCGGCGCTCGTGGGCGTCTTCCTGACGGCGGCGCTGGTCGGGTACACGGTCGCGCTCTTCCCCAGCGGCGCGGCCGTCGACGCGCTGGGCGAGAAGCGCGTGATGCTCGTCGGGCTCGCGGGACTGGCGGTCGCCGCCGTCGGCGTGTCGTTCGCGCCCTCCTACGCGCTGTTGCTCCTCGCGGGCGCGGCGCTCGGCTCGGCCTACTCGACGGCGATGCCCGCCTCGAACCGAGGGGTCGTCGCCAGCGCGCCCGCGGGCCGCGAGAACCTCGCCATGGGGCTGAAGCAGGTCGGCGTCACCGCCGGGAGCGGGGCGGCCTCGCTGGTCGTCACCGGCGTCGCGGCGGTCGCGGCGTGGCAGGCGGGCTTCTGGGTGATCGCGGCGCTCGCGGGCGGCTACGCGCTCGGCTTCCTCGTCCTCTACGACGGAAGCGACGGGTCGGGTACCGTCGCGCCGCCCGACCTCTCGGGGCTGGGCGCGAACCGCGCGTACGTCCTGCTCGTCCTCGCGGGGTTCTTCGTCGGCGCGTCGATCTTCACCACCCTGGGGTACGTCATCCTCTACGTGGAGGACGTAGTCGGCGGGAGCGTCGCCGCGGGCGGGGTCGTCCTCGCGCTCGCGCAGGTGACCGGAAGCCTGGGCCGCGTCGGCGCGGGGGGCCTCGCCGACCGACTCGGCGGCGCGCGCGGGGCGGCCACCGTCGCGCTCGCCCAGGTCGGAGTCGCCGTCGGCCTGTTCACCCTTCTCGCGCTCGGGGTTGACTCGCTCCCCGTCGCGGTCGCGCTGTTCGCGGGTATCGGCGTCTCCGTCCTCGGGGCGACGGGCGTCTTCTACTCCTGCATGAGCGACCTCGTCGAGATCGACGACATCGGCGCGGCGACCGCGGGCGGCCAGACGGCCGTCAACGTCGGCGGCATCGTCGCGCCCCCGGCGTTCGGACTGCTCGCCGACTCCGCGGGCTACGCGGCGGGGTGGAGCCTGCTCGCCGGGTGCGCCCTGCTCGCGGCGCTGCTGCTCGCGGGCGTCCGACGGCGGACGTGA
- a CDS encoding single-stranded-DNA-specific exonuclease RecJ, protein MTGPVPELADRAAACADRLREADSVLLASHIDADGLTSAAIASTALARAGIDFEAVFKKQLDAHEIATIAAADYDTVLFTDFGSGQLDDVVRHEERGDFTPVVADHHQPADADTEFHLNPLLFGIDGASELSGAGAAYVLARALGASSSGAGSPTAAHPPTAAHPPNADLAALAVVGAVGDMQAADGALSGANEAIVREGVEAGVLGEATDLALYGRQTRPLPKLLEYADVPIPGIANSQSGSVAFLSDLGLDLKEDGEWRTWASLDDEERRTVVSALVRRAVTRGVPAHRIDGLVGTSYTLLDEPTGTELRDASEFSTLLNATARYERADVGLAVCLGNRDGALDRARDLLRNHRRNLSEGLRWVQNEGVTREEHVQWFDAGTRIRETIVGIVAGMAVGTDGVDRDVPIVAFAEKSDEETKVSARGTHALVRRGLDLSRAMSEASASVGGKGGGHDVAAGATIPAGSERAFVECVDRVVGQQLE, encoded by the coding sequence GTGACCGGTCCCGTCCCCGAACTCGCAGACCGCGCCGCCGCGTGCGCCGACCGACTGCGCGAGGCCGACTCGGTCCTGCTGGCCTCCCACATCGACGCCGACGGACTCACGAGCGCCGCGATCGCGAGCACCGCGCTCGCGCGGGCGGGCATCGACTTCGAGGCGGTGTTCAAGAAGCAACTCGACGCCCACGAGATCGCCACCATCGCGGCGGCCGACTACGACACCGTCCTGTTCACCGACTTCGGGAGCGGACAGCTCGACGACGTCGTCCGCCACGAGGAGCGCGGGGACTTCACCCCCGTCGTCGCGGACCACCACCAGCCCGCGGACGCGGACACCGAGTTCCACCTCAACCCGCTGCTCTTCGGCATCGACGGCGCGAGCGAACTCTCCGGGGCGGGCGCGGCGTACGTGCTCGCGCGGGCGCTGGGCGCATCGTCGTCCGGCGCAGGCTCGCCGACCGCCGCGCACCCGCCGACCGCCGCGCACCCGCCGAACGCTGACCTCGCCGCCCTCGCCGTCGTCGGCGCGGTCGGCGACATGCAGGCCGCGGACGGCGCGCTCTCCGGTGCGAACGAGGCAATCGTCCGCGAGGGCGTCGAGGCGGGCGTGCTGGGTGAGGCGACCGACCTCGCGCTCTACGGTCGGCAGACCCGTCCCCTCCCGAAGTTACTCGAGTACGCCGACGTTCCCATCCCCGGCATCGCCAACAGCCAGTCGGGCAGCGTCGCCTTCCTCTCGGATCTCGGGTTGGACCTGAAGGAGGACGGCGAGTGGCGGACGTGGGCCTCGCTCGACGACGAGGAGCGACGGACGGTCGTGAGCGCGCTGGTTCGCCGCGCCGTCACGCGCGGCGTCCCCGCCCACCGGATCGACGGACTCGTCGGCACCTCCTACACGCTCCTCGACGAACCGACGGGGACGGAACTCCGCGACGCGAGCGAGTTCTCCACGCTCCTCAACGCCACCGCGCGCTACGAACGCGCCGACGTGGGCCTCGCGGTCTGCCTCGGCAACCGGGACGGCGCGCTCGACCGCGCGCGCGACCTGCTTCGCAACCACCGGCGCAACCTCTCGGAGGGCCTGCGCTGGGTGCAGAACGAGGGCGTCACGCGCGAGGAGCACGTCCAGTGGTTCGACGCGGGCACGCGGATCCGCGAGACGATCGTCGGCATCGTCGCCGGGATGGCCGTCGGCACGGACGGCGTCGACCGGGACGTCCCTATCGTCGCCTTCGCCGAGAAGAGCGACGAGGAGACCAAGGTCTCCGCCCGCGGCACGCACGCGCTCGTCCGCCGGGGACTCGACCTCTCGCGCGCCATGAGCGAGGCGAGCGCGTCCGTCGGCGGCAAGGGCGGCGGACACGACGTCGCGGCGGGCGCGACGATCCCCGCAGGGAGCGAGCGGGCGTTCGTCGAGTGTGTGGACCGCGTCGTCGGCCAGCAACTCGAGTAA
- a CDS encoding winged helix-turn-helix transcriptional regulator: MPSGREERYSEEACFVIDSLQQIGSQWRLIVLHDLQEDEKRFNELKRSTGASSRTLSRVLDDLQELGFVNRRIEEDAPIATYYSLTEKGRSLCPVFDEIEAWAQQWLGESVVDPDA; the protein is encoded by the coding sequence GTGCCATCGGGTAGAGAGGAACGATACAGCGAGGAGGCGTGCTTCGTGATCGACTCGCTCCAGCAGATCGGTTCGCAGTGGCGTCTGATCGTCCTTCACGACCTCCAGGAGGACGAGAAGCGGTTCAACGAACTGAAACGTTCGACGGGCGCGAGTTCGCGGACGCTCTCGCGCGTGCTCGACGACCTCCAGGAACTCGGGTTCGTCAACCGCCGAATCGAGGAGGACGCGCCGATCGCGACCTACTACAGCCTCACCGAGAAGGGACGGTCGCTCTGTCCCGTCTTCGACGAAATCGAGGCGTGGGCCCAGCAGTGGCTCGGCGAGTCGGTCGTCGACCCGGACGCGTAG
- a CDS encoding ring-cleaving dioxygenase yields the protein MMTDTIPGIHHVTSIASDPQANVDFYTEVLGLRLVKRTVNFDDKFTYHLYYGDETGTPGTILTFFPFVGATKGSVGAGQTTATAFVVPPDAIDYWLDRLDDLGVDRDDPEERFGETVLPFRDHDGQPLELVAGESPVEPWAEGPVPAEYAIRGFHGVTLHTTDPESTAAVLETMGFEREAADGDRVRYRASGDRASVVDLLAREGPRGRQGVGTVHHVAFRTPDDERQRAWRERLTDAGLSVTPVKDRQYFRSIYFREPGGVLFEIATDPPGFTRDEDAAELGSALKLPPWLEEEREMIAEQLPPISTPGETA from the coding sequence ATCATGACCGATACGATCCCTGGAATCCATCACGTGACGTCCATCGCGAGCGACCCGCAGGCGAACGTGGACTTCTACACCGAGGTCCTCGGCCTCCGACTCGTGAAGCGGACTGTCAACTTCGACGATAAGTTCACCTACCACCTGTACTACGGCGACGAGACGGGGACGCCGGGGACGATCCTGACGTTCTTCCCGTTCGTCGGGGCGACGAAGGGGAGCGTGGGGGCGGGACAGACGACCGCGACCGCGTTCGTCGTTCCGCCCGACGCGATCGACTACTGGCTCGATCGACTCGACGACCTCGGCGTCGACCGCGACGACCCCGAGGAGCGGTTCGGCGAGACGGTGCTCCCGTTCCGTGATCACGACGGCCAGCCGCTCGAACTGGTCGCCGGTGAGTCGCCCGTCGAACCGTGGGCCGAGGGCCCCGTCCCGGCTGAGTACGCGATCCGGGGATTCCACGGCGTGACGCTCCACACGACCGACCCCGAGTCGACCGCCGCCGTCCTCGAGACGATGGGGTTCGAGCGCGAGGCGGCCGACGGCGATCGAGTGCGGTACCGCGCGTCCGGCGACCGGGCGAGCGTCGTCGACCTGCTCGCGCGGGAGGGACCGCGCGGCCGCCAGGGCGTCGGTACCGTCCACCACGTCGCTTTCCGCACCCCCGACGACGAGCGTCAGCGGGCGTGGCGCGAGCGGCTGACCGACGCCGGGCTGTCCGTCACGCCGGTGAAGGACCGTCAGTACTTCCGGTCGATCTACTTCCGCGAACCCGGCGGCGTCCTCTTCGAGATCGCCACCGACCCGCCGGGGTTCACCCGCGACGAGGACGCGGCGGAACTGGGCTCCGCCCTGAAGCTCCCGCCGTGGCTGGAGGAGGAGCGCGAGATGATAGCGGAACAACTCCCGCCGATCTCGACGCCGGGTGAGACGGCGTGA